The Lycium barbarum isolate Lr01 chromosome 4, ASM1917538v2, whole genome shotgun sequence nucleotide sequence tcATGTTTGCGGGCCGCATCatgcgccgcaaagtgcgccagaatgtgATATTCGACCCAAACAGTCtatcgtagaatggccataacttttgatcccgatatgctgtgagggcccacgacctatggttggaaagctctttcaattatctacaattttcattcttagtgttttttccaaattccaaacttataatggcgttttggttccaaatcagatcatccgaaaatgtttccttaaatcgcccttttgggatggcttatgcccatacttggcttatggatccttcccgaaacttacttaacacttcattaccaatataagggacattataactcttctccaaaatgtcattaagccatcattaattcgatactcgaaattcttgcccgacacataacatataccttgctttccttaacaactttcggctcctacctcaaatgtctttgaaatctcatttagaattattaaatattatttcttacttatcaaaacatcgtatgcatcatgcccttcgtcagtcaattcactgtgcatgaacgaaaaaaaattcgaggtgtaacacatagccTCTCCGAACTCACGttaatttgcttacaacaacacgaaaatccacgaggtgtaacaggtaCAACAAAGCTATCCATGTCCAAAGGGTGGACCACATGTAAATCCTGACTGATATTGGTGTTCAATTAAGTGTCAAAAAGATCTTCGCCAGTATTATTATTAAATTATCTTTCTGTTTAAGAAAGTACTATACTTATTGGATTCAACTACTAGAGATCTCCTAAGATTAAAAACTCAATgatatacaattaaaaaattcCCCTCACTTATTGGCCTTAATCTTCCACCTACCGCATCCCGAATGGTAGGTGAGCCTCAGTAATACTTAAGGCAAGGTGGAACATTAAgaattatacatcaagcaaaacTAATTAGCCATGGCAAGCGTATGCAATAGTAAAACCCTCAACACTCCTTTTACATTATCCACAAAGTCTTCTTTAGCTTCTACTTCAAAGCCCTCTCAACTTTTCTTGCATGGGAAACGTAACCAAACCTTCAAAATCTCATGCAAGGTCTCCAACAAGGACCAAAACGGTGAAACAAATTCAGTTGATAGGAGAAATGTGCTTCTTGGTTTAGGAGGTCTCTATGGTGTTGCCAATGCTGTACCATTAGCCACTGCTAATCCTATACCAACCCCTGATCTAACTTCTTGTAGTATAGCCCATATAGATGAAAAAGACGATGTGGAATACAGTTGTTTCCCTCCAAAGCCAGATGATTTGGACAAAGTTCCATATTACAAGTTCCCTTCTATGACCAAGCTCCGCATCCGTCCGCCTGCTCATGCTGCTGATGAAGAGTATATTGCCAAGTACAATTTGGCCACTAAACGGATGAGGGAACTTGACATAAATCCAACAGATCCACTTGGGTTCAAGCAACAAGCCAATATCCATTGTGCTTATTGTAACGGTGCTTACAGAGTTGGTGGCAAAGAGTTGCAAGTGCACTTCTCTTGGCTTTTCTTCCCATTTCATCGATGGTACTTGTACTTCTATGAGAGAATTTTGGGCTCTTTAATCAATGACCCAACTTTTGGTTTGCCATATTGGAACTGGGACCATCCAAAGGGCATGCGTTTGCCTCCCATGTTCGATCGTGAAGGTTCTTCCATTTACGACGAGAAACGTAACCAAAATCACCGCAACGGAACCGTAATCGATCTTGGTCATTTTGGTGAGGAGGTCGAAACAACTCAACTCCAGATGATGACAAACAACTTAACTCTAATGTACCGTCAAATGATAACTAATGCTCCATGTCCCTTGCTGTTTTTTGGTGCGCCTTACCCTCTGGGATCCGACCCCAGTCCAGGAATGGGAACTATTGAAAACATTCCTCATACTCCTGTTCACATCTGGACCGGTGATAATCCTAGACAGAAACACAGTGAGAACATGGGTAATTTCTATTCAGCTGGTTTGGACCCGGTTTTCAATGTGGACCGAATGCGGAACGAGTGGAAACAAATAGGAGGCAAAAGAAGGGACCTGACACAGAAAGATTGGTTGAACTCAGAGTTCTTTTTCTACGACGAAAACCGCAACCCTTTCCGTGTGAGAGTCCGAGACTGTTTGGACACTAAAAAGATAGGGTATGATTACGCGCCAATGCCCACCCCATGGCGTAACTTTAAGCCAATAAGAAAGTCCACAACAGGGAAAGTGAATACAAGTTCACTTTCACCAGCCAGCCAGGTATTTCCACTTGCGAAGCTGGACAAAGCCATTTCCTTTTCCATCAATAGGCCGGCTTCGTCAAGGACTCAACAGGAGAAAAATGAACAAGAGGAGATGCTAACGTTCAACAAGATACAATATGATGATAGAATCTTTCTATGCATTCATTTCCAACAATTTCAACATGTACAACGCAACTCTAGATCTCCATGTCCAAAGGGGGAACCACATGGACATATACCCTGACTAATACTTTATTTAATTGATAAAGAGTATTTGGTGTGCAAGTATCCATAAGATCTACGCCAACATTATTATCAAAATTTTCTTTCTGTTTAGAAAAGTACTACATTTGATTCGTCTACTATAGATCTCCTAAGAATAAAA carries:
- the LOC132635531 gene encoding polyphenol oxidase E, chloroplastic-like; translated protein: MASVCNSKTLNTPFTLSTKSSLASTSKPSQLFLHGKRNQTFKISCKVSNKDQNGETNSVDRRNVLLGLGGLYGVANAVPLATANPIPTPDLTSCSIAHIDEKDDVEYSCFPPKPDDLDKVPYYKFPSMTKLRIRPPAHAADEEYIAKYNLATKRMRELDINPTDPLGFKQQANIHCAYCNGAYRVGGKELQVHFSWLFFPFHRWYLYFYERILGSLINDPTFGLPYWNWDHPKGMRLPPMFDREGSSIYDEKRNQNHRNGTVIDLGHFGEEVETTQLQMMTNNLTLMYRQMITNAPCPLLFFGAPYPLGSDPSPGMGTIENIPHTPVHIWTGDNPRQKHSENMGNFYSAGLDPVFNVDRMRNEWKQIGGKRRDLTQKDWLNSEFFFYDENRNPFRVRVRDCLDTKKIGYDYAPMPTPWRNFKPIRKSTTGKVNTSSLSPASQVFPLAKLDKAISFSINRPASSRTQQEKNEQEEMLTFNKIQYDDRIFLCIHFQQFQHVQRNSRSPCPKGEPHGHIP